The proteins below are encoded in one region of Myxococcales bacterium:
- a CDS encoding trypsin-like peptidase domain-containing protein, with the protein MSIDQDYRTVKKLLVVSVLLLLCTVGLVLVGVWTVFVQESPSHLLGRAPKKVVPAVLVTPRGDLAISEKTTIEIFERVAPSVVFITKLAVRHDPFRRNYTTIPKGTGSGFMWDRAGHIVTNYHVIQGGNAARVTLSDRSVWAAELVGYYDDKDLAVLRIDAPVEQLHPLAIGSSNDLVVGQHAFAIGNPFGLDHTLSTGVVSGLGREIPAITGRPIQGAIQTDAAINPGNSGGPLLDSAGRLIGINTQIFSPSGTSAGVGFAVPVDTVKRIVPQLIEHGRVIRAGLGVKVDEGAWSKRAGIKGALVLDVIPGSSAEKVGIKPTMLDRSTGQILLGDLIVSIDDKAIHEANDLFRVLDTHEVGQTVSVVILRGEKQIKFSIKLMPIEER; encoded by the coding sequence ATGTCTATTGATCAAGACTATCGCACGGTAAAAAAGTTACTCGTAGTATCTGTGCTGTTGCTGCTATGCACCGTTGGACTTGTACTCGTGGGTGTTTGGACCGTGTTTGTTCAAGAGAGCCCCTCGCACTTGTTAGGCAGAGCTCCTAAAAAAGTTGTTCCCGCTGTGCTCGTTACCCCGCGTGGTGATTTAGCGATTTCTGAAAAAACTACGATTGAGATCTTTGAACGGGTGGCGCCGTCCGTGGTGTTCATAACCAAGCTAGCGGTAAGGCATGACCCTTTTAGAAGGAACTACACCACGATTCCCAAAGGCACAGGATCAGGCTTTATGTGGGATCGGGCTGGACACATCGTTACCAACTATCATGTGATTCAGGGCGGCAATGCTGCTCGCGTGACCCTTTCCGATCGAAGTGTGTGGGCAGCAGAGCTTGTGGGATACTACGATGACAAAGATCTTGCCGTCTTGCGCATCGATGCGCCTGTGGAGCAGCTGCATCCGCTTGCGATTGGAAGTTCCAATGATCTTGTAGTGGGTCAGCATGCTTTTGCGATTGGTAACCCTTTTGGTCTTGATCACACCCTTTCAACTGGAGTGGTGAGCGGTTTAGGCCGAGAGATTCCAGCCATCACTGGGCGTCCTATCCAAGGCGCTATTCAAACCGACGCCGCGATTAACCCTGGCAACTCGGGCGGACCTTTGCTTGATAGCGCTGGTCGTCTCATTGGCATCAATACTCAGATTTTTAGTCCGAGTGGTACTTCAGCAGGCGTTGGGTTTGCAGTACCCGTTGACACCGTCAAACGCATCGTGCCTCAGCTTATTGAGCACGGTCGCGTGATTCGTGCGGGCCTTGGTGTCAAAGTGGATGAGGGCGCCTGGTCCAAGCGCGCGGGCATCAAAGGAGCTTTGGTGCTTGATGTGATCCCAGGCTCGAGTGCTGAAAAGGTTGGAATCAAGCCTACGATGCTGGATCGATCGACTGGCCAGATTTTGTTAGGTGATCTCATCGTTAGCATTGATGATAAAGCGATCCATGAAGCCAACGATCTATTTCGAGTCTTGGATACCCACGAGGTCGGTCAAACTGTTTCGGTGGTTATTCTGCGCGGAGAAAAGCAAATCAAATTTTCCATTAAGCTAATGCCCATTGAAGAAAGATAG
- a CDS encoding acyl-CoA thioesterase, whose amino-acid sequence MTQLVLPTFANNLGNIFGGQVLSWIDMCAAISAYRHARSAVVTASIDAVDFLLPIKVGHIVILKSQINAVFRTSMECGVAIWSEDPNTGEYLKAMKAYTTYVSLDVAGKPQPVQPLVLMSDEDKRRASDARARRQKRIG is encoded by the coding sequence ATGACTCAGCTGGTCCTTCCAACTTTTGCAAACAACCTCGGAAATATTTTTGGTGGCCAAGTGCTAAGCTGGATTGACATGTGCGCTGCGATTTCGGCGTACCGTCATGCACGAAGTGCAGTGGTTACTGCTTCCATTGATGCGGTTGATTTTCTCTTGCCCATTAAGGTTGGTCATATAGTGATTTTAAAAAGCCAAATCAACGCGGTTTTTCGGACCAGCATGGAATGCGGCGTGGCCATTTGGAGTGAAGATCCAAACACGGGCGAGTACCTGAAAGCCATGAAAGCTTATACGACTTATGTAAGCCTTGATGTTGCGGGCAAACCGCAACCCGTACAGCCTTTGGTTTTAATGAGCGACGAAGATAAGCGTCGCGCGAGCGATGCACGGGCAAGACGTCAAAAACGCATCGGATAA
- a CDS encoding DUF2339 domain-containing protein: MSDPMNAAQVQQQIDALEKRIRKLETQLGIESVSKYAALHEEIQPAQSQVPISTPEPFTHGGIGPSEKHQSKLSLTTLAFAALGSVLFLLGASFFLRWAIEQGLLSAPVRILLALAAGFVMFALCLRLIKKEQQKLSVAFAVTGLGVVAYALHYGAITVSLISLPIAFVSFVVFVAFTAYLAWRANYELLLAWALVAAYMAPFLFSQGQSKPVFTTVYAGSVVLAMTIFSHVVPASASWSGSRMLAMLGNAFWLIAAAFSATPHNAHVILLLFLLSYGIWALFLSLPLSKVVPTAFAGSWILGNMFFVTAVRVVFKELHWQDHRLALCFVCLSGLSYAWSPWLGSRFKRPALSWISFAIATAYLYAAVALLLDGAWVSLAFSLLSVAMVLAMIGTAPRFGSFDPLTGLATVATLYLLLSVWAWLGYSRDASLFEAIASAFFGDRSWSLSQQALSTPLAAFDALFFSGLLLSFGCIALAKKSKAVAPLAFVTAEGVIHLSLALSFYTAIYSAFSLSAAGYTITFFLALSGTLQWLLSLRSNDQARLGFSLFGHGLLFLSAAKLVLTDMQDASLGVRALISLVLGALLLGLAWISVKNKTSEAAA; this comes from the coding sequence ATGTCTGATCCGATGAACGCAGCCCAGGTTCAACAACAAATCGATGCACTTGAAAAGCGAATCCGTAAACTTGAGACGCAGCTTGGTATAGAGTCCGTTTCAAAATACGCAGCGCTGCATGAAGAGATTCAGCCTGCCCAGTCGCAAGTGCCAATTTCAACTCCAGAACCTTTCACACATGGCGGTATCGGTCCTTCCGAGAAGCATCAAAGCAAACTTAGCCTAACGACTCTGGCTTTTGCTGCACTTGGCAGCGTGCTGTTTTTGCTTGGAGCGAGTTTCTTTTTGCGTTGGGCGATTGAGCAGGGGCTGCTTTCGGCGCCGGTGCGTATTCTATTGGCGCTTGCAGCAGGTTTTGTGATGTTTGCTCTTTGCCTGCGATTGATTAAGAAGGAGCAGCAAAAACTAAGCGTTGCTTTTGCTGTGACGGGGCTCGGCGTAGTAGCTTATGCGCTTCATTACGGTGCGATTACGGTCTCTTTGATATCTTTGCCGATAGCCTTTGTAAGCTTTGTCGTATTCGTTGCGTTTACTGCTTATCTTGCGTGGCGTGCAAACTATGAGCTGCTATTAGCCTGGGCTCTCGTTGCGGCGTATATGGCGCCATTTTTGTTCAGTCAGGGGCAAAGCAAACCGGTGTTCACCACGGTTTATGCCGGCTCTGTCGTGTTGGCCATGACTATTTTTTCTCACGTCGTTCCGGCGAGTGCTAGCTGGTCCGGCAGTCGTATGTTGGCTATGCTTGGCAACGCATTTTGGCTCATAGCCGCGGCTTTTAGCGCGACACCGCACAATGCTCACGTCATATTGCTTTTGTTTTTGCTGAGCTACGGCATTTGGGCGCTCTTTTTGAGCTTGCCTCTATCAAAAGTAGTGCCAACTGCTTTTGCAGGTAGTTGGATTCTTGGAAACATGTTCTTTGTTACGGCGGTACGTGTTGTTTTCAAGGAACTCCACTGGCAAGATCATCGTCTAGCGTTGTGTTTTGTGTGCCTGTCGGGCTTGAGTTATGCGTGGAGCCCGTGGTTAGGCTCACGTTTCAAACGCCCCGCGCTTAGTTGGATTAGTTTTGCTATTGCTACAGCGTATCTCTATGCAGCGGTTGCACTTCTGCTTGATGGCGCTTGGGTAAGCTTGGCTTTTTCACTTCTTTCAGTAGCCATGGTTTTGGCAATGATTGGAACGGCTCCTCGGTTTGGAAGTTTCGATCCTTTAACGGGCCTTGCTACGGTTGCCACACTCTATCTACTGCTAAGCGTTTGGGCTTGGCTGGGATATAGTCGTGATGCGAGTTTGTTTGAGGCCATCGCTTCAGCATTTTTTGGCGACCGTTCATGGAGCCTTAGCCAGCAAGCCCTAAGTACGCCGTTGGCCGCTTTTGATGCTTTGTTTTTTTCGGGACTGCTACTGTCGTTCGGCTGCATTGCTCTTGCCAAAAAGTCCAAAGCAGTTGCGCCGCTTGCATTTGTGACTGCTGAGGGCGTGATCCATTTGTCCTTAGCGCTCTCATTTTATACTGCCATTTATTCTGCCTTTTCTCTAAGTGCGGCTGGCTATACGATTACTTTTTTTCTCGCGTTGTCTGGCACTTTGCAATGGCTGCTGAGCCTTAGAAGCAACGATCAAGCACGTTTAGGTTTTAGTCTATTCGGACACGGTCTTTTGTTTCTGTCAGCAGCAAAGCTGGTTCTGACAGATATGCAAGACGCTTCCCTTGGTGTGAGGGCCTTGATATCGCTTGTGCTTGGTGCTCTTTTATTGGGACTGGCCTGGATTAGCGTGAAGAACAAAACCAGCGAGGCGGCAGCATGA
- a CDS encoding TerB family tellurite resistance protein has translation MIFRASAEQQNSAWQKLVKLIASHNEGLPSELVQIIAGITGLLACVAAADGEFSEEERAHLRKELGRIRAFSKQAIDATLDSLSKQLKEIANTAQHHCARALYELTDREQRLEVLEVLIDTAASDNELETSETNLLRRITEQLGLSQDEYTAIQSKHRDKLSILKP, from the coding sequence ATGATATTTCGTGCATCCGCCGAGCAACAAAACAGCGCTTGGCAAAAACTTGTTAAATTAATTGCATCACACAACGAGGGACTACCTTCTGAGCTCGTGCAAATTATCGCGGGAATAACCGGGCTACTAGCCTGCGTAGCCGCCGCAGATGGCGAATTTTCCGAGGAAGAAAGGGCGCACCTTCGCAAAGAGCTTGGCCGTATCCGAGCTTTTTCGAAGCAGGCCATTGATGCAACCCTTGATTCTCTTAGTAAGCAGCTCAAAGAGATTGCAAACACTGCCCAACATCACTGTGCTCGAGCTCTTTATGAGCTGACTGATCGCGAACAGCGTTTGGAAGTTTTAGAAGTGTTAATTGATACGGCCGCCAGTGACAACGAACTTGAGACTTCGGAAACCAATCTCCTTAGACGTATCACCGAGCAGCTTGGTCTTAGTCAAGATGAATACACCGCTATTCAAAGCAAGCACCGCGACAAGCTCAGCATTCTAAAGCCATGA
- a CDS encoding polyprenyl synthetase family protein, producing MEHPTLSSDWQDEVRQQIDSWLKHFFEHKHASGQAYALKNKVLIDAIEDLTLRGGKRLRPLLLYATALAVDSKIKIEPLIKAGAALELLQSYFLIHDDWMDQDELRRGDKSVHTMFEARGHDPHQASSLAILAGDLCSSYAWDAMLQACKDHAEPAAVLAAFSDMQQQVILGQYLDVVAHDDIDLIYQLKTGSYTSSGPVLLGALLAGAKKETQDQLLKFAQPLGMAFQLRDDLLGCFGHSETTGKGIGTDLIRQKRTAVLQLAEAKLSADGKALFERLHQDAALSDELLQALLVYLKETGVAEIVENKIEALQSDSLGHLNQAGLRQDGKNTLKELALQFIARAH from the coding sequence ATGGAGCATCCGACACTGTCCTCAGACTGGCAAGACGAAGTGCGCCAGCAAATCGATAGCTGGCTGAAGCACTTTTTTGAGCACAAGCATGCCAGCGGACAAGCCTATGCCCTGAAGAACAAAGTACTTATTGATGCTATTGAAGACTTAACATTGCGAGGCGGCAAACGCCTCAGACCTTTGTTGCTTTATGCGACAGCGCTTGCTGTTGACTCTAAAATCAAAATCGAGCCGCTCATCAAGGCGGGGGCTGCCCTGGAACTGCTGCAAAGCTATTTTTTGATTCACGATGACTGGATGGATCAAGATGAATTGCGACGTGGCGACAAAAGCGTGCACACAATGTTTGAAGCTCGGGGACATGACCCTCATCAAGCATCATCTCTTGCTATTTTAGCGGGAGACTTGTGCAGCAGTTATGCTTGGGATGCGATGCTTCAGGCATGCAAAGACCACGCTGAGCCTGCTGCAGTCCTTGCTGCTTTTTCGGACATGCAACAACAAGTCATCCTGGGTCAGTACTTGGACGTTGTTGCGCACGATGACATCGACTTGATCTATCAACTGAAAACCGGAAGTTACACAAGCAGTGGGCCAGTACTGCTCGGCGCATTGCTTGCTGGTGCAAAAAAAGAGACCCAAGATCAACTGCTAAAGTTTGCACAGCCACTAGGTATGGCGTTCCAACTGCGCGATGACTTGCTTGGCTGTTTCGGTCACTCCGAAACCACAGGCAAAGGCATTGGCACCGACCTCATCCGTCAAAAACGCACGGCAGTGCTGCAACTTGCAGAAGCAAAGCTTAGCGCTGATGGAAAGGCACTCTTTGAAAGGCTTCATCAAGATGCAGCGCTATCCGACGAGTTGCTTCAGGCCCTACTCGTCTATTTAAAAGAGACGGGAGTAGCTGAGATAGTCGAAAATAAGATTGAAGCTTTGCAGAGCGACAGTCTTGGCCATTTGAACCAAGCTGGCTTAAGGCAGGACGGGAAAAACACCTTAAAAGAACTCGCTTTGCAGTTCATTGCACGCGCACACTGA
- a CDS encoding type 2 isopentenyl-diphosphate Delta-isomerase, whose translation MASGIESRKKDHLDLCSDDAVSFRRRSTLLDQVRLVHQSLPDLHLDEIDLSVQMFGKQLKAPLLIAAMTGGTEKAAAINRDLAKIAENYGYAFGLGSQRAMHTQPEQTWTYEVRKWAPSTLIFGNVGVVQARDMSVSELNTMVRLVGADALCAHMNPAMELIQGGGDRDFRGGTDTFKRLARELSVPVIAKETGCGISKETADKLSRAGVLHVDVSGAGGTSWVGVETLRAQGENKKLGEVLWDWGIPTAVSVHWASSMGLSTIATGGIRHGLDVAAALAMGAHMAGIARPVLQAYQQGGIDAVEQFLEQVQMQLRATMLLCGARTIAELQSAPKVILGELRDWIGHKTE comes from the coding sequence ATGGCCAGCGGAATTGAATCACGGAAAAAGGACCATCTTGATTTATGCAGCGATGATGCTGTGTCTTTTCGTAGACGCAGTACACTGCTCGATCAGGTCAGGTTAGTCCATCAAAGTCTGCCCGATCTCCATCTTGATGAAATCGACTTGAGCGTGCAAATGTTTGGCAAACAGTTGAAGGCTCCTTTGCTCATCGCTGCTATGACCGGTGGCACTGAAAAAGCAGCGGCCATCAACCGCGACCTTGCCAAGATCGCCGAAAACTATGGCTATGCTTTTGGTCTCGGTTCCCAGCGCGCTATGCATACGCAGCCTGAGCAAACATGGACCTATGAAGTCAGGAAGTGGGCACCAAGTACATTGATCTTTGGCAATGTCGGAGTGGTTCAAGCGCGTGACATGTCAGTGAGTGAACTAAACACGATGGTGCGTTTGGTGGGCGCCGATGCACTTTGCGCGCACATGAATCCGGCCATGGAGCTGATTCAAGGTGGCGGAGATCGTGATTTTCGTGGTGGTACAGACACTTTCAAACGACTTGCACGTGAACTCAGTGTTCCAGTCATCGCCAAAGAAACGGGTTGCGGCATCAGCAAGGAAACCGCCGATAAACTTTCGCGGGCGGGCGTGTTGCATGTGGATGTCTCCGGTGCTGGCGGCACATCCTGGGTAGGCGTTGAGACTTTGCGTGCCCAAGGCGAAAACAAAAAACTCGGTGAAGTGCTTTGGGATTGGGGTATCCCGACGGCAGTGTCGGTGCACTGGGCATCTTCCATGGGCCTTAGTACGATTGCCACCGGAGGCATTCGTCATGGCCTTGATGTAGCGGCGGCGCTTGCGATGGGCGCACACATGGCAGGCATCGCGCGTCCCGTTTTGCAAGCGTATCAGCAAGGTGGCATCGATGCCGTGGAGCAGTTTTTAGAGCAAGTACAAATGCAATTGCGTGCTACGATGCTCTTGTGTGGGGCTCGCACGATTGCAGAACTTCAGAGCGCACCCAAAGTGATTCTAGGAGAGCTACGTGATTGGATTGGACACAAAACTGAGTAA